A genome region from Marinilabiliales bacterium includes the following:
- a CDS encoding TonB-dependent receptor: MRTISISAILLFIFNVLLCFPHFDGFPSGDGVVRGKVTTKGEGDIVPFINIVVEGTRIGAFSDATGNFKISNVPGGDNTLVVKGMGFEVARIYFSLDEGEEIELDIEVEYRGIDLEEIVVTSSPTARGFRYQPDNVYLGEELQKRAETSFGEMLDGEPGIAMRSMGPTPSRPVIRGLDGDRILILQNGERMGDVSETSAGHAISLDPLSANRVEVVRGPASLLYGSSAIGGVINLMTADIPDGWDQGGSGVVSAQGASNNNMGAGFGRYTWGAENWAASGRFGYRKSGDVRSPEGVIPSTYMNNYDGSLGFGFNNGNTNGGVNFGMGRNTYGIPEELDDPFESVEVRIRQQLMQGRLHFRVSDFFDRAQLRIHGSRFVQQEIEIEIEDGYIEEDIEIEFDKLNVSSTLTLQHRPVGIFDRGAFGLSLSGRQMDVSGDDAFTPNEERYNIGFFTFQEVPVTTRIRLQFGGRLDFLRATALPNDFSDMSESRDAFVYSGSAGMNYRPAETVEIGGQLARSHRYPMLEELFAHGPHLCAGLYEIGSINLDDEIGYGTDLFARWGNGVISAEVAGFWNYFSNFIIMQPTGETDEGSGLPVVEYQGDRARLYGGEASVSWNVTGGLRTVMSIDYVNGRRTGSENHYLPFMPPFRFSGTAEYDFGSGWIGSRVRAVSAQNSVAPDEEATEGYVLLGMNVGYRLNGGGQHVIILRVENLLNVSYRDHLTRIEERNFPMPGRNFNLAYRWFF; the protein is encoded by the coding sequence ATGAGAACAATTTCAATATCAGCAATATTGCTTTTTATTTTCAATGTTTTATTATGCTTTCCGCACTTTGATGGCTTTCCTTCGGGTGACGGTGTTGTACGCGGTAAAGTAACTACAAAGGGTGAGGGTGATATTGTACCTTTTATAAATATCGTGGTTGAAGGAACCAGGATAGGTGCTTTCAGTGATGCCACAGGTAATTTTAAGATATCAAACGTTCCCGGTGGGGATAATACCCTTGTGGTGAAGGGTATGGGTTTTGAAGTGGCAAGAATATATTTCAGTCTGGACGAGGGAGAGGAGATCGAACTCGATATTGAGGTCGAATACCGTGGTATTGACCTTGAGGAGATAGTGGTCACATCTTCACCTACTGCACGTGGTTTCAGGTACCAGCCTGATAATGTATATCTTGGAGAGGAGCTGCAGAAGCGTGCCGAAACATCATTCGGTGAGATGCTTGACGGCGAGCCGGGCATCGCCATGAGGTCTATGGGGCCGACGCCAAGCCGGCCGGTGATTCGTGGACTTGATGGTGACCGCATTCTGATACTTCAGAATGGTGAGCGTATGGGCGATGTTTCAGAAACCTCTGCAGGGCATGCCATATCCCTTGACCCACTGTCAGCTAACAGGGTTGAAGTTGTGCGCGGACCTGCAAGCCTTCTGTACGGGTCGAGTGCTATCGGGGGAGTGATAAACCTGATGACGGCCGATATTCCTGATGGATGGGATCAGGGAGGATCGGGAGTTGTTTCGGCGCAGGGAGCTTCCAACAACAATATGGGAGCCGGATTTGGACGGTATACATGGGGCGCAGAGAACTGGGCCGCCAGCGGCCGTTTCGGCTACCGTAAGTCGGGCGATGTAAGGTCGCCCGAAGGGGTTATCCCCAGCACCTACATGAATAACTATGACGGTTCCCTTGGTTTTGGCTTTAACAACGGCAATACTAACGGGGGGGTCAACTTCGGCATGGGCAGGAATACATATGGTATTCCCGAAGAACTTGACGATCCTTTCGAGAGTGTGGAGGTGCGCATCAGGCAGCAGCTTATGCAGGGGCGGCTGCATTTCAGGGTAAGTGATTTCTTTGACAGGGCCCAGCTCAGGATCCACGGCTCAAGGTTCGTACAACAGGAGATTGAGATTGAGATCGAGGATGGATATATTGAAGAAGACATTGAAATTGAGTTTGACAAGCTGAATGTAAGTTCTACACTGACGCTTCAGCACCGGCCTGTCGGGATATTCGACAGGGGAGCATTCGGTCTCAGTCTTTCCGGAAGGCAGATGGATGTGAGCGGCGATGATGCATTCACACCCAACGAAGAGAGATATAATATCGGATTTTTTACTTTCCAGGAGGTGCCAGTTACGACCCGTATACGTCTGCAGTTTGGAGGGCGTCTGGACTTCCTCAGGGCGACCGCCCTTCCCAATGATTTTTCCGATATGAGTGAAAGCAGGGATGCATTTGTCTATTCAGGGTCGGCGGGAATGAACTACCGGCCTGCCGAAACTGTTGAGATCGGCGGCCAGCTTGCAAGGTCGCACCGTTATCCCATGCTGGAGGAGCTGTTCGCCCATGGCCCTCATCTTTGTGCCGGACTGTACGAGATCGGTAGCATTAACCTTGACGATGAGATCGGGTACGGAACTGACCTGTTCGCGCGGTGGGGCAATGGTGTGATAAGTGCTGAGGTGGCAGGCTTCTGGAATTATTTCTCCAACTTCATAATCATGCAACCGACAGGTGAAACAGATGAAGGATCGGGACTGCCGGTTGTTGAGTACCAGGGAGACCGGGCACGGCTGTATGGAGGTGAGGCTTCGGTATCGTGGAATGTGACTGGCGGACTGAGAACTGTTATGAGTATTGACTACGTTAATGGTAGGCGTACAGGCAGCGAAAATCATTATCTGCCGTTCATGCCTCCTTTCAGGTTCTCGGGAACGGCTGAATATGACTTTGGCAGCGGATGGATCGGCTCACGGGTGCGTGCCGTATCGGCGCAAAACTCTGTGGCTCCCGATGAGGAGGCTACCGAAGGTTACGTGCTGTTGGGGATGAATGTTGGCTACAGGCTTAACGGAGGAGGACAGCATGTTATAATTCTCAGGGTTGAAAACCTTCTCAATGTAAGCTACAGGGATCATCTTACCAGGATAGAGGAGAGAAACTTTCCCATGCCCGGGAGGAACTTCAACCTGGCTTACCGCTGGTTCTTCTGA
- a CDS encoding TonB-dependent receptor translates to MRILKLKSFLLAVMPVVMTGTVLPPVNPEQSPGFYAEGMTSILDIRKGEEEYSSHLYGRVMAGDEGAPFVTVYLKGTSYGTSTDADGYFMLVNLPPGKHTVRVQGIGYRGAEKVVEVGENETSELVFEIEQDVLLMEQVVVSGSRIGLLQHLPGSAGTVANNDLKAIAPLTGNEVLRTVTGLHVVEEEGAGLRANIGVRGLDPDKSRNVLMLEDGIPVALGPYGEPEMYYTPSIDRMSGIEVLKGSGSILYGPQTIGGVINYITADPPAESTGYARISGGQGGYYSGLAGYGNTYGNTGFQVNYLRRQAENLGPTQFVLNDINGKLRFSSSPRSAATLKIGVYDEVSNSTYVGLTQAMFETGGNDHVRLAPHDNLEVRRYSMSLSHRFSLSDDLQFNTTAYGYTTTRNWRRQDFTYDGGSSGLTGEVWGDNTLPGGMIFLRNSTGNRNRQFEVAGIENRTRFNYSLKGLRSILDAGARLHYERAYEQRVNGTSATAVSGNLRDDEIRTGHAFSTWVQNKAFLSDRVSVTAGIRTEMLNYERDILRASFEDVAIVNNTFVAELIPGAGINYNFNRQNGVFAGIHRGFAPPRIKDAISSSGEDMLLDAEKSWNIEAGARTGFENVVRFEATLFLMDFSNQVIPVSESSGGRGAGYINAGRTSHRGAEGDVILNVSQLTGLPGDLTAAVNATFTRSVFSDDRFVVERIANGPLNNTVMVNVKGNRTPYSPAVNASGYLQYTSQTGFGVRVGGQFTGSQYTDVLNTGCVGDWIERAGADPDYNYLQATANGRIGQIPSFFVMNLSAWYDLPGGLNFNLTIKNLLNERYIASRRPQGIRVGLPRMFNAGMSLSF, encoded by the coding sequence ATGAGGATATTAAAATTAAAAAGTTTTTTACTGGCTGTTATGCCGGTTGTAATGACGGGCACAGTTCTGCCGCCGGTTAATCCGGAACAAAGCCCCGGGTTTTATGCTGAAGGGATGACCAGCATATTGGATATCAGAAAAGGCGAAGAGGAATACAGCTCGCATCTTTATGGGAGGGTTATGGCCGGAGATGAGGGCGCCCCTTTTGTAACAGTTTATCTTAAAGGAACATCGTACGGCACTTCTACCGATGCAGACGGATATTTCATGCTTGTGAACCTGCCGCCGGGCAAACATACGGTCCGGGTTCAGGGGATCGGTTACAGAGGCGCAGAGAAGGTTGTTGAAGTCGGCGAAAACGAAACATCCGAACTTGTATTTGAAATTGAGCAGGATGTTCTGCTTATGGAGCAGGTTGTTGTTTCGGGCAGCCGCATCGGGTTGCTTCAGCATCTTCCCGGATCAGCAGGCACGGTTGCCAACAATGATCTGAAAGCTATTGCACCCCTGACCGGGAATGAGGTGCTGAGAACGGTAACCGGCCTGCATGTTGTTGAGGAGGAGGGAGCCGGGTTGCGTGCAAATATAGGGGTACGGGGATTAGACCCTGACAAAAGCCGGAACGTACTGATGCTTGAGGACGGGATACCTGTTGCACTTGGACCTTACGGGGAACCAGAGATGTATTATACTCCGTCCATTGACAGGATGAGCGGCATAGAGGTTCTGAAGGGGAGCGGGTCTATTTTATACGGTCCGCAAACTATCGGTGGTGTGATAAACTATATCACAGCCGATCCTCCGGCTGAGAGCACAGGTTATGCACGAATAAGCGGCGGACAGGGTGGTTATTACAGCGGATTGGCCGGTTATGGTAATACATACGGTAATACCGGATTCCAGGTAAACTATCTCAGAAGGCAGGCCGAAAACCTGGGACCCACTCAATTTGTGCTGAACGATATCAATGGCAAGCTTAGATTCAGCTCCTCGCCAAGGTCTGCCGCAACCCTTAAAATTGGTGTTTATGATGAGGTTTCCAATTCGACTTATGTTGGACTTACACAGGCCATGTTTGAAACTGGCGGCAATGATCATGTGCGGCTTGCTCCGCACGACAACCTCGAAGTAAGGAGATATTCAATGAGCCTGAGCCACAGGTTCTCACTAAGTGACGATCTGCAGTTCAACACAACCGCCTACGGCTATACCACAACACGGAACTGGCGCAGGCAGGATTTCACATATGATGGTGGTTCTTCCGGTCTAACCGGAGAGGTGTGGGGTGACAATACCCTTCCCGGCGGCATGATATTTTTAAGGAACAGCACAGGTAACAGGAACAGGCAGTTTGAGGTTGCAGGGATTGAGAACAGGACAAGATTTAATTACTCCCTGAAGGGGTTGAGAAGCATCCTTGATGCAGGTGCGCGTCTGCATTACGAGAGGGCATATGAACAAAGGGTCAACGGCACAAGTGCAACAGCGGTTTCGGGCAACCTCAGGGATGATGAGATACGTACGGGACATGCATTCAGCACCTGGGTACAGAACAAAGCCTTTCTCAGTGACAGGGTTTCGGTCACGGCCGGAATACGCACCGAGATGCTGAACTACGAGAGGGATATCCTCAGGGCCAGTTTTGAAGATGTGGCCATTGTGAACAATACCTTTGTTGCTGAGCTGATTCCAGGTGCCGGAATAAACTACAATTTCAATCGGCAGAACGGGGTTTTTGCCGGTATACACAGGGGATTTGCTCCGCCAAGGATCAAGGATGCCATAAGCAGTTCGGGCGAAGATATGCTGCTGGATGCTGAAAAGAGCTGGAACATTGAAGCTGGGGCACGGACAGGTTTTGAAAATGTGGTCAGGTTTGAGGCTACACTATTTCTAATGGATTTCTCAAACCAGGTTATACCGGTGTCAGAATCTTCGGGAGGCCGGGGAGCCGGGTATATCAATGCAGGCCGGACCAGCCACAGGGGGGCTGAGGGCGATGTCATCCTTAATGTTTCACAATTGACCGGTCTGCCGGGCGATCTTACGGCAGCTGTAAATGCAACATTTACCCGTTCGGTATTCTCTGACGACAGATTTGTGGTGGAGCGGATTGCAAACGGACCGCTGAATAATACTGTCATGGTAAATGTGAAAGGTAACAGGACCCCTTATTCACCGGCGGTAAATGCTTCAGGATACCTGCAGTACACGAGCCAAACCGGTTTTGGCGTAAGGGTAGGGGGACAGTTCACGGGGAGCCAGTATACCGACGTGCTCAATACCGGTTGTGTTGGCGACTGGATTGAAAGGGCCGGTGCTGATCCTGATTACAATTACCTCCAGGCAACTGCCAACGGCCGTATCGGGCAGATACCGTCATTTTTCGTAATGAATTTATCGGCGTGGTATGACCTTCCTGGCGGACTGAATTTTAACCTTACCATAAAGAACCTGCTTAATGAAAGATATATAGCATCAAGAAGGCCGCAGGGTATAAGGGTAGGGCTGCCGAGGATGTTTAACGCAGGAATGTCATTGAGCTTCTGA
- a CDS encoding D-alanine--D-alanine ligase, protein MKKNIAIVAGGDSSEYVVSVESASNIIKSLDKTRYNPFLITMKGDRWIAGTIEEPGPVVDKNDFSVMLDGKKTKFDCVFMAIHGTPGEDGKLQAYFDLIGMPCTTCGVLASALTFNKYICKGFLNNFGIVSPKAMLVRKGYRFDPGKIAAEIGLPCFVKPNNGGSSFGVTRVTKASRLKDAILKAFNEDNEVIIEEFIEGTELTGGVFKSSDREILFPLTEIVSKNEFFDFDAKYNREADEITPARIDEKYTRECQQISSMIYDILDCRGIVRIDYILSEDKLYFLEVNTVPGMTDTSIIPQQAEAIGLETKELFTLAIEDAIEYAKTGR, encoded by the coding sequence ATGAAGAAAAACATAGCCATAGTTGCCGGAGGCGACTCATCCGAATATGTCGTATCGGTAGAAAGCGCATCCAACATCATAAAATCGCTCGATAAAACCCGTTACAACCCTTTTCTCATAACCATGAAGGGTGACAGGTGGATAGCCGGCACCATTGAGGAGCCGGGACCCGTGGTTGATAAAAACGACTTCTCGGTAATGCTGGACGGTAAAAAGACAAAGTTTGACTGTGTTTTCATGGCGATACACGGGACTCCGGGCGAAGACGGCAAGCTGCAGGCCTATTTCGACCTTATCGGGATGCCCTGCACCACCTGTGGCGTACTCGCCTCTGCCCTCACATTCAACAAATACATATGCAAGGGTTTCCTTAACAATTTCGGCATCGTATCACCAAAGGCGATGCTTGTGAGGAAAGGATACAGGTTTGACCCGGGAAAAATAGCTGCGGAGATCGGACTGCCCTGTTTTGTCAAACCCAACAACGGGGGGTCCAGCTTCGGGGTCACCAGGGTCACCAAAGCATCCCGGTTAAAAGATGCCATCCTTAAAGCTTTCAATGAAGACAACGAGGTCATCATAGAGGAGTTCATTGAAGGCACAGAACTGACTGGCGGGGTGTTCAAGAGCAGTGACAGGGAGATACTGTTTCCCCTGACTGAAATTGTAAGCAAGAATGAATTTTTTGATTTTGATGCCAAATATAACAGGGAGGCTGATGAGATAACCCCGGCAAGGATAGATGAAAAATACACAAGGGAGTGCCAGCAGATATCCTCCATGATCTATGATATCCTTGACTGCCGTGGAATTGTAAGGATTGACTACATACTCAGTGAAGACAAATTATATTTTCTTGAAGTCAACACTGTACCGGGAATGACCGATACCAGCATTATTCCCCAGCAGGCAGAGGCGATCGGACTGGAAACAAAGGAGCTTTTTACACTGGCAATTGAAGACGCTATTGAGTATGCAAAAACCGGGCGTTAA
- a CDS encoding RluA family pseudouridine synthase: MTNQPGEDINDAADLYEHFRFEADPGQKLLRIDKFLVNRIENVSRSLIQNAATAGNILVNDSPVKSNYRVRPGDIITIVMAHPPREVELLPEDIPVNVIYEDDHLVVVNKAPGMVVHPGHGNYTGTLINALAWRFREMPLFESGELRPGLVHRIDKNTSGLLVVAKTELAMNRLARQFFERKTRREYDAIVWGRPEPAEGSIEGHIGRHSKDRMRMDVFPDGSQGKYALTHYRLVEDLGYISHVECRLETGRTHQIRVHLEHIGHPLFNDERYGGDQILRGTTFTKYKQFVQNCFKVLPRHALHARTLGFKHPATDRELWFETELPDDIQQLIDKWKRYTGSRDEI, translated from the coding sequence ATGACCAATCAGCCCGGAGAAGATATCAATGATGCAGCCGATCTGTATGAACATTTCAGGTTTGAGGCTGATCCGGGTCAGAAGCTTCTCAGAATTGACAAGTTCCTTGTTAACCGGATTGAGAATGTTTCCAGGAGCCTCATACAGAATGCCGCCACAGCAGGTAACATACTGGTAAACGATTCCCCCGTAAAATCAAATTACCGGGTACGGCCCGGTGATATCATAACAATAGTCATGGCTCACCCCCCCAGGGAAGTTGAGCTTTTACCTGAAGATATCCCGGTGAATGTGATCTATGAAGATGACCACCTTGTTGTGGTGAACAAGGCCCCCGGTATGGTCGTACACCCCGGGCACGGAAACTATACAGGCACGCTTATTAATGCGCTTGCCTGGAGGTTCAGGGAAATGCCTCTTTTCGAATCGGGAGAGTTACGGCCCGGACTGGTACACCGGATAGACAAGAACACCAGCGGACTTTTGGTGGTGGCAAAAACTGAATTAGCCATGAACCGGCTTGCAAGGCAGTTTTTCGAAAGAAAGACCAGGAGGGAGTACGACGCCATAGTGTGGGGAAGGCCCGAGCCGGCAGAAGGCAGTATAGAAGGCCATATAGGCAGGCATTCCAAAGACAGGATGAGAATGGATGTCTTTCCCGATGGCAGCCAGGGGAAGTATGCCCTCACCCATTACCGGCTGGTCGAGGACCTTGGCTACATCAGTCATGTTGAATGCAGGCTGGAAACCGGCAGGACACACCAGATAAGGGTGCACCTGGAGCACATAGGTCACCCCCTTTTCAATGACGAAAGATATGGCGGCGACCAGATACTGCGTGGCACCACCTTTACAAAATACAAACAGTTCGTTCAAAACTGTTTCAAGGTTTTACCCCGGCATGCACTGCATGCCAGAACGCTTGGATTTAAGCACCCTGCAACGGACAGGGAACTTTGGTTTGAAACAGAGTTGCCTGATGACATACAGCAGCTAATTGACAAATGGAAGAGGTACACCGGAAGCAGGGATGAGATATGA